Proteins from one Nomia melanderi isolate GNS246 chromosome 3, iyNomMela1, whole genome shotgun sequence genomic window:
- the Cad96Cb gene encoding protocadherin Fat 4-like Cad96Ca produces the protein MRHNVLRILPILWCTLHVYTGQLIRDARCFLENGATAAHLFVNEDLPVGDTVGVLGVLGDPGPQGDVELRLQEIDSPVAFAAYSKNLTLVRPLDKEGVDGPASVYVNVICERKHTLDPGFVIPVNIRVTDANDNAPQFVNAPYVLNISEVTVVGTRVLQGVRAADADQPGPFSTVQYAVLPGPHSDYFVFVNALEGTLVLRKPLDYETLSNFSVDIRAQDQGNPPKSSTTTLHVNVIDADDQNPAFQSDQYKIIIPRQIKPRRVLQVDPAPIKAVDQDLGINAPVKYTIQGGILPFLTLNPETAEVVITRLLYEHELLSPATIVVKATQVDNPDKYALSTIVVSRESDWSVEPTAGGRLPIRFIRRDHQTSIPENTPPGSVLLTTAVNKADSNLRFWLVGAIEDLERFSITNSGELILKGTLDYERRIQHSFLVRVTDGHHNDTSRVNVSVEDVNEWEPRFRHPRYEFHAATLKEGSIVGKLEAADGDRDDKVSLSLRGPDARSFEIRDNGELILRSSTTINGSLARLVAVASDSGRPPRSSMIPVIVHIPNTGSLPIAARAAPAWLGSSVLLVAVFGAVLGLLGVIILVLILYIYKHKRPKTSGSVSSVGTGYREKSPVPSALSPTPQVLGASMLQDAMEVPRRGNRHEGPHSIDENDEEDDAEGDRDDEDHVDQEIVDDSNHGEMQEVNDGGNDVENPVFGARNSYSATIKSLSSARQMPLYARHKVAPAPNPPGLSATSNIPNIGGLVQNMNDLSAKSNLNAASRESSNYAGADLPDSLLPAWPACSVSQRVKKLSWDDDDRTVDSVEVTAETRSKNSQAGNERLNLTVYF, from the exons ATGAGACACAACGTTCTGAGGATCCTGCCAATTCTGTGGTGCACGCTGCACGTCTACACTGGACAAT tgaTCCGTGACGCGCGATGTTTTCTGGAGAACGGTGCCACCGCCGCTCACCTTTTCGTCAACGAAGATCTGCCGGTCGGTGACACCGTGGGTGTTCTCGGTGTGCTAGGGGATCCTGGGCCTCAAGGAGACGTCGAGCTCAGACTGCAGGAAATCGACAGTCCCGTCGCGTTCGCAGCGTATTCAAAGAACTTAACCCTAGTAAGACCCCTAGACAAAGAGGGTGTTGACGGGCCCGCGAGCGTGTACGTGAACGTGATCTGCGAGAGGAAGCACACGCTGGATCCA GGATTCGTGATACCAGTGAATATTCGCGTGACAGACGCCAACGATAATGCCCCGCAATTCGTTAACGCGCCTTACGTGCTTAATATCTCCGAG GTCACTGTGGTTGGCACGAGGGTTCTGCAAGGAGTACGAGCCGCGGATGCTGACCAACCAGGACCATTTTCCACTGTGCAGTACGCTGTCTTGCCAGGACCACATTCG GATTACTTCGTGTTCGTGAACGCTTTAGAGGGCACTTTGGTTCTCAGGAAACCGCTGGACTACGAGACTCTGTCCAATTTTTCCGTCGATATTCGAGCGCAG GATCAAGGGAATCCGCCGAAATCGTCCACCACAACCCTCCACGTGAACGTGATCGACGCGGATGACCAGAATCCTGCGTTCCAAAGCGATCAATATAAAATCATCATACCACGACAAATAAAACCG agGAGGGTGCTGCAAGTGGATCCAGCTCCGATAAAAGCGGTGGATCAAGATTTGGGGATCAACGCGCCGGTCAAGTACACAATCCAAGGCGGAATACTACCATTTCTCACTCTGAACCCTGAAACTGCCGAGGTCGTAATCACGCGGCTACTGTACGAGCACGAATTGTTATCTCCGGCGACAATTGTCGTCAAG GCAACGCAGGTAGACAATCCGGACAAATATGCGCTTTCGACGATAGTGGTTTCGCGTGAAAGCGATTGGAGCGTGGAACCCACCGCTG GCGGAAGATTGCCAATTAGGTTCATCAGGCGGGATCATCAGACGAGCATCCCGGAGAACACGCCACCAGGAAGCGTTTTATTGACGACGGCCGTAAACAAAGCGGACTCC AACCTGAGATTCTGGCTGGTCGGAGCGATCGAGGATCTAGAAAGATTCTCCATCACGAACTCCGGTGAACTGATTTTGAAGGGAACTCTGGATTACGAGAGGAGGATCCAGCATAGTTTTTTGGTTCGGGTCACTGACGGTCATCAC AACGACACGTCGCGCGTGAACGTCTCCGTCGAGGACGTGAACGAATGGGAACCCCGGTTTCGTCATCCGAGATACGAATTTCACGCTGCAACCTTGAAAGAGGGATCCATTGTCG GGAAGCTGGAGGCTGCCGATGGCGACAGGGACGACAAAGTGAGTCTATCTCTTCGAGGACCCGACGCAAG GTCATTCGAGATTCGTGACAACGGAGAGTTAATCTTAAGGTCATCGACAACGATAAATGGCTCCCTGGCTCGATTGGTGGCCGTCGCTTCTGATTCTGGTCGCCCTCCCAG ATCGAGTATGATCCCAGTGATCGTTCACATACCAAACACCGGATCACTGCCGATCGCTGCTAGAGCTGCGCCCGCTTGGCTGGGCAGCAGCGTTCTCCTGGTAGCTGTTTTCGGCGCAGTCTTGGGCCTGCTAGGAGTCATAATACTCGTTCTAATTTTGTACATATATAAACA TAAGAGGCCAAAGACTAGCGGGTCCGTGAGTTCCGTGGGGACCGGGTACCGTGAAAAATCACCGGTGCCCTCCGCGTTGAGCCCCACTCCCCAGGTGCTCGGCGCCAGCATGCTCCAGGACGCCATGGAAGTTCCTCGAAGAGGGAATCGTCACGAGGGTCCGCACAGTATCGACGAGAACGACGAGGAGGATGACGCCGAAGGCGACCGCGACGACGAGGATCACGTTGACCAGGAAATCGTCGATGACAGTAACCACGGCGAGATgcaagaggtgaacgacggggGGAACGACGTGGAGAACCCTGTTTTCGGGGCGAGGAACTCTTACAGCGCCACGATCAAAA GTTTATCGTCAGCCAGGCAAATGCCTCTGTACGCAAGGCACAAAGTGGCACCAGCTCCAAATCCACCGGGCCTATCCGCAACGTCAAACATCCCCAACATCGGCGGCCTGGTGCAGAACATGAACGACTTGAGCGCGAAGTCGAACTTGAACGCCGCTTCCCGCGAATCTTCCAATTACGCCGGGGCTGATCTGCCGGACTCGTTGTTGCCAGCCTGGCCAGCCTGCTCTGTctcgcaaagagttaagaaaCTATCGTGGGACGACGATGACAGG ACGGTGGACAGCGTGGAAGTGACGGCTGAAACGAGGTCCAAAAACAGCCAGGCGGGGAACGAGCGGCTCAATCTCACCGTGTACTTCTAA
- the LOC116430895 gene encoding 5'-deoxynucleotidase HDDC2 isoform X1, translated as MDLKNLQEFMELVGRLKHMKRTGWVIRNITDPETIAGHMYRMAMLSFLVDNDEQLDKVKIMQMALIHDLAECIVGDITPHCGVAPDEKHRREDEAMEEICKLLGDKGPMILEMFREYEKQESPEAKYVKDLDRLDLIMQAYEYEKRDNVPGELEEFFVATNGKIRHPFINKMASEITATRQALCRRLPSL; from the exons ATGGACCTGAAAAATTTGCAAGAATTCATGGAATTAGTTGGACGACTGAAG CACATGAAGAGGACAGGATGGGTCATCAGAAACATCACTGATCCAGAGACAATTGCAGGGCACATGTACCGGATGGCTATGTTGTCTTTCCTAGTGGATAACGATGAACAGTTAGACAAAGTCAA AATCATGCAGATGGCTTTGATCCATGACTTGGCGGAGTGTATTGTAGGAGATATAACACCTCACTGTGGAGTTGCGCCTGATGAAAAACATAGGCGAGAAGATGAAGCTATGGAAGAGATTTGTAAACTCCTAGGTGATAAGGGACCAATGATATTGGAGATGTTTAGA GAATACGAAAAACAAGAATCCCCTGAAGCAAAATACGTGAAGGATCTGGACAGACTAGATTTAATAATGCAAGCATATGAGTATGAGAAGAGAGACAATGTTCCTGGTGAGTTGGAAGAGTTCTTTGTTGCAACCAATGGGAAGATCAGACATCCCTTTATTAACAAAATGGCATCTGAAATCACAGCAACAAGACAAGCTTTATGTCGCCGTTTACCTAGTTTATAA
- the LOC116430895 gene encoding 5'-deoxynucleotidase HDDC2 isoform X3 — protein sequence MYNYESIFKHMKRTGWVIRNITDPETIAGHMYRMAMLSFLVDNDEQLDKVKIMQMALIHDLAECIVGDITPHCGVAPDEKHRREDEAMEEICKLLGDKGPMILEMFREYEKQESPEAKYVKDLDRLDLIMQAYEYEKRDNVPGELEEFFVATNGKIRHPFINKMASEITATRQALCRRLPSL from the exons ATGTATAACTACGAAAGTATCTTTAAa CACATGAAGAGGACAGGATGGGTCATCAGAAACATCACTGATCCAGAGACAATTGCAGGGCACATGTACCGGATGGCTATGTTGTCTTTCCTAGTGGATAACGATGAACAGTTAGACAAAGTCAA AATCATGCAGATGGCTTTGATCCATGACTTGGCGGAGTGTATTGTAGGAGATATAACACCTCACTGTGGAGTTGCGCCTGATGAAAAACATAGGCGAGAAGATGAAGCTATGGAAGAGATTTGTAAACTCCTAGGTGATAAGGGACCAATGATATTGGAGATGTTTAGA GAATACGAAAAACAAGAATCCCCTGAAGCAAAATACGTGAAGGATCTGGACAGACTAGATTTAATAATGCAAGCATATGAGTATGAGAAGAGAGACAATGTTCCTGGTGAGTTGGAAGAGTTCTTTGTTGCAACCAATGGGAAGATCAGACATCCCTTTATTAACAAAATGGCATCTGAAATCACAGCAACAAGACAAGCTTTATGTCGCCGTTTACCTAGTTTATAA
- the LOC116430895 gene encoding 5'-deoxynucleotidase HDDC2 isoform X2, whose protein sequence is MINSSLCELIHKNHMKRTGWVIRNITDPETIAGHMYRMAMLSFLVDNDEQLDKVKIMQMALIHDLAECIVGDITPHCGVAPDEKHRREDEAMEEICKLLGDKGPMILEMFREYEKQESPEAKYVKDLDRLDLIMQAYEYEKRDNVPGELEEFFVATNGKIRHPFINKMASEITATRQALCRRLPSL, encoded by the exons ATGATCAATTCTAGTTTATGTGAACTAATCCACAAAAAT CACATGAAGAGGACAGGATGGGTCATCAGAAACATCACTGATCCAGAGACAATTGCAGGGCACATGTACCGGATGGCTATGTTGTCTTTCCTAGTGGATAACGATGAACAGTTAGACAAAGTCAA AATCATGCAGATGGCTTTGATCCATGACTTGGCGGAGTGTATTGTAGGAGATATAACACCTCACTGTGGAGTTGCGCCTGATGAAAAACATAGGCGAGAAGATGAAGCTATGGAAGAGATTTGTAAACTCCTAGGTGATAAGGGACCAATGATATTGGAGATGTTTAGA GAATACGAAAAACAAGAATCCCCTGAAGCAAAATACGTGAAGGATCTGGACAGACTAGATTTAATAATGCAAGCATATGAGTATGAGAAGAGAGACAATGTTCCTGGTGAGTTGGAAGAGTTCTTTGTTGCAACCAATGGGAAGATCAGACATCCCTTTATTAACAAAATGGCATCTGAAATCACAGCAACAAGACAAGCTTTATGTCGCCGTTTACCTAGTTTATAA
- the LOC116430895 gene encoding 5'-deoxynucleotidase HDDC2 isoform X4, which translates to MKRTGWVIRNITDPETIAGHMYRMAMLSFLVDNDEQLDKVKIMQMALIHDLAECIVGDITPHCGVAPDEKHRREDEAMEEICKLLGDKGPMILEMFREYEKQESPEAKYVKDLDRLDLIMQAYEYEKRDNVPGELEEFFVATNGKIRHPFINKMASEITATRQALCRRLPSL; encoded by the exons ATGAAGAGGACAGGATGGGTCATCAGAAACATCACTGATCCAGAGACAATTGCAGGGCACATGTACCGGATGGCTATGTTGTCTTTCCTAGTGGATAACGATGAACAGTTAGACAAAGTCAA AATCATGCAGATGGCTTTGATCCATGACTTGGCGGAGTGTATTGTAGGAGATATAACACCTCACTGTGGAGTTGCGCCTGATGAAAAACATAGGCGAGAAGATGAAGCTATGGAAGAGATTTGTAAACTCCTAGGTGATAAGGGACCAATGATATTGGAGATGTTTAGA GAATACGAAAAACAAGAATCCCCTGAAGCAAAATACGTGAAGGATCTGGACAGACTAGATTTAATAATGCAAGCATATGAGTATGAGAAGAGAGACAATGTTCCTGGTGAGTTGGAAGAGTTCTTTGTTGCAACCAATGGGAAGATCAGACATCCCTTTATTAACAAAATGGCATCTGAAATCACAGCAACAAGACAAGCTTTATGTCGCCGTTTACCTAGTTTATAA
- the LOC116430888 gene encoding perlucin-like protein isoform X2, with product MKLGDKTLMVTSKISTPNKREVTETDLYLLGAIEKLVYRVDFLENRLRRAEELLYYVISGNVNQKKSCPANYTKIGQNCYHFSDREFDWKSSASLCRGMGGYLLEFEKDDEKRDVFSSLQMNSKLKGKHFWTGGLNPGLLWIWASSAKPVHQNMKQTVPGDGRCLKLSYNSTSRLYSYHSDDCGTRHRYACKLTVDDESANRIEKTARALIDTQP from the exons ATGAAACTAGGTGACAAGACTTTAATGGTCACAAGTAAAATATCGACGCCGAACAAGCGAGAAGTTACCGAAACCGATCTCTACCTTCTAG GAGCTATAGAGAAGCTCGTCTATAGAGTAGATTTTTTGGAGAACCGGTTAAGAAGAGCAGAAGAACTCCTCTATTACGTAATTTCTGGAAACGTGAACCAGAAAA AATCTTGTCCAGCAAACTACACTAAAATCGGCCAGAACTGCTATCACTTCAGCGACCGCGAGTTCGACTGGAAGTCGTCGGCTAGTCTCTGCCGCGGAATGGGTGGATATTTGCTAGAATTCGAGAAGGATGATGAGAAACGAGATGTATTCAGCAGTTTGCAAATGAATTCAAAGTTAAAGGGGAAGCATTTCTGGACAGGAGGGCTGAATCCCGGTCTCTTGTGGATTTGGGCAAGCAGCGCGAAGCCGGTTCATCAAAACATGAAACAGACCGTACCTGGCGATGGCAG ATGCCTGAAACTGTCTTACAATTCGACGTCCCGACTATACTCTTATCACAGTGACGATTGCGGGACGAGGCATAGATACGCTTGCAAATTAACGGTAGACGATGAATCAGCGAACAGGATAGAGAAAACTGCGCGGGCGTTGATTGACACGCAACCTTAA
- the LOC116430857 gene encoding nicotinamidase: protein METNNVNSQIDLFGRKEQLTAKKFLANLDVPNVESALNYSNFRLICGALFPPDELEQHDWRIKDMFDMFDNDHDGALKEKEWKIFYEWLRMMVEPVNALVVVDMQNDFIDGSLALRDCRANQNGFDAVEPINRLIKHGFFDKIIYSLDWHPENHISFYENLHSRELHTDSKVTKEEAKLFDTVVFAKPYLEQTLWPKHCVMYSWGAQLHKDLVIVPGSEQVLKGKDPEKEVYSAFLEKDSSGSSELLKILRRSDVTHVFVCGVAYDICVKATCLSGLQLGYPLGVINDCCRGVDPDGIKATKQLILENDGIIIESDEALSLVNGEKRSLLMSHKSAKTLASTLVSNTIAAM, encoded by the exons ATGGAAACGAACAACGTTAATTCGCAAATCGATTTGTTTGGCCGGAAGGAACAACTGACTGCCAAGAAATTTTTAGCCAATCTCGATGTACCGAATGTAGAGAGCGCCTTAAATTACTCAAACTTTCGGTTGATTTGTGGCGCACTCTTTCCGCCGGACGAGCTCGAGCAACATGATTGGAGGATCAAGGATATGTTTGATATGTTTGACAACGATCATGATGGCGccctaaaagaaaaagaatggaaaat TTTTTACGAATGGTTGAGAATGATGGTTGAGCCGGTGAACGCGTTGGTGGTCGTAGATATGCAGAACGATTTTATCGACGGATCGTTAGCTTTACGTGATTGTAGAGCTAATCAAAATGGTTTCGACGCGGTGGAACCGATAAACCGTTTGATCAAACACGGATttttcgataaaattatttattcgctgGATTGGCACCCCGAAAATCATATCAGCTTCTACGAGAATCTGCATTCGCGAGAACTTCATACAGACTCGAAG GTAACGAAGGAGGAGGCAAAATTATTTGACACAGTGGTATTCGCGAAACCTTATTTGGAGCAGACACTGTGGCCGAAACATTGCGTCATGTACAGCTGGGGTGCCCAGTTgcataaagatctggtgatcgTGCCTGGTTCGGAACAG GTACTAAAGGGTAAAGACCCCGAGAAGGAGGTTTACTCGGCATTTCTTGAGAAAGATTCGTCAGGTTCCAGCGAGTTGCTGAAGATTCTTCGTAGGTCCGACGTTACACATGTGTTTGTTTGCGGTGTAGCTTACGATATCTGTGTGAAAGCCACTTGCTTAAGCGGTCTTCAATTGGGATACCCTCTTGGGGTGATCAATGATTGTTGTCGCGGCGTAGATCCAGATGGTATCAAAGCTACGAAGCAATTAATTTTAGAGAACGACGGTATAATCATCGAAAGTGATGAAGCCTTATCACTGGTGAACGGAGAGAAACGAAGCCTTCTTATGAGTCACAAATCTGCAAAGACGTTAGCCTCGACTTTAGTCTCTAATACTATCGCGGCTATGTAA
- the LOC116430888 gene encoding CD209 antigen-like protein A isoform X1: protein MFTMKDKGFLQLCLLVILQLYVYIGISDSLSNVSVIEPPGSWSEVLENWVVSDSRTLRTPKVMKLGDKTLMVTSKISTPNKREVTETDLYLLGAIEKLVYRVDFLENRLRRAEELLYYVISGNVNQKKSCPANYTKIGQNCYHFSDREFDWKSSASLCRGMGGYLLEFEKDDEKRDVFSSLQMNSKLKGKHFWTGGLNPGLLWIWASSAKPVHQNMKQTVPGDGRCLKLSYNSTSRLYSYHSDDCGTRHRYACKLTVDDESANRIEKTARALIDTQP, encoded by the exons AT GTTTACCATGAAGGATAAAGGATTTCTTCAGCTGTGTCTTCTTGTTATTTTGCAATTGTACGTTTATATAGGAATCTCTG ACAGTCTGTCAAACGTTTCTGTCATCGAACCACCGGGATCATGGTCCGAGGTTCTGGAAAATTGGGTGGTGTCCGACTCGAGGACACTCAGAACGCCGAAGGTGATGAAACTAGGTGACAAGACTTTAATGGTCACAAGTAAAATATCGACGCCGAACAAGCGAGAAGTTACCGAAACCGATCTCTACCTTCTAG GAGCTATAGAGAAGCTCGTCTATAGAGTAGATTTTTTGGAGAACCGGTTAAGAAGAGCAGAAGAACTCCTCTATTACGTAATTTCTGGAAACGTGAACCAGAAAA AATCTTGTCCAGCAAACTACACTAAAATCGGCCAGAACTGCTATCACTTCAGCGACCGCGAGTTCGACTGGAAGTCGTCGGCTAGTCTCTGCCGCGGAATGGGTGGATATTTGCTAGAATTCGAGAAGGATGATGAGAAACGAGATGTATTCAGCAGTTTGCAAATGAATTCAAAGTTAAAGGGGAAGCATTTCTGGACAGGAGGGCTGAATCCCGGTCTCTTGTGGATTTGGGCAAGCAGCGCGAAGCCGGTTCATCAAAACATGAAACAGACCGTACCTGGCGATGGCAG ATGCCTGAAACTGTCTTACAATTCGACGTCCCGACTATACTCTTATCACAGTGACGATTGCGGGACGAGGCATAGATACGCTTGCAAATTAACGGTAGACGATGAATCAGCGAACAGGATAGAGAAAACTGCGCGGGCGTTGATTGACACGCAACCTTAA